A region of the Desertifilum tharense IPPAS B-1220 genome:
AACCCATTCACTCCGATAATCCGCTTACGATTAATTTAGCGGCTGCCGTTCGGACTTTGGTGATTGGCATGGGCTTTTTAGGAACGGGGATTTTTGCAGTGGCTACCCTCGGCTTAGTCGCCTTAGCCATTCAACTGCTGATTCAACGTCCCTCTGCAACGGATTGAGACTTACCATTGGGGCGAGGCTTCCAGCAAAGCCCTCGCATCCTCGCTTTTTAGCGGCTTAGAGAATAAATAGCCTTGCCCATAGTCGCAATGTAACGCCCAAAGC
Encoded here:
- a CDS encoding DUF3082 domain-containing protein, translating into MSDPNLSPQPQSPQKATPLRCLTGAVISGAIATALYWLTGSIVQTFANKPIHSDNPLTINLAAAVRTLVIGMGFLGTGIFAVATLGLVALAIQLLIQRPSATD